A window of the Gossypium hirsutum isolate 1008001.06 chromosome A05, Gossypium_hirsutum_v2.1, whole genome shotgun sequence genome harbors these coding sequences:
- the LOC107958945 gene encoding 1-acyl-sn-glycerol-3-phosphate acyltransferase BAT2, chloroplastic isoform X1 yields the protein MELSSLHSLSPLPLCYPKPSSSSTLSFLPFSDRTRAYFGSSVRKRATLRNSCNSAQKNFLHISRAHDHEPRCYFSPNEGLNRYCISKLYNLNKLSRYVVAKSELAGAGTPDASYSLSGFHEVKLSSKVRGVCFYAVTAIAAISLIGFMIVAHPFVLLFDRYRRKAQHFVAKLWAAATVAPFFKIEYEGLENLPSHDAPAVYVSNHQSFLDIYTLLTLGRSFKFISKTAIFLFPIIGWAMSMMGTIPLKRMDSRSQLECLKRCMDLIGNGASVFFFPEGTRSKDGKLGDFKKGAFSVAAKTRVPVVPITLIGTGGIMPAGMEGVVNSGSVKVIIHKPIKETDPEILRQIARNTILDTLKLRG from the exons ATGGAGCTCTCTTCCCTCCATTCCCTTTCACCGCTTCCTCTCT gTTACCCAAAGCCCAGTAGTTCTTCTACCTTGTCTTTCTTGCcg TTTTCTGATCGGACAAGAGCTTATTTTGGCTCCTCTGTGCGTAAACGGGCAACTTTGAGAAATTCATGTAACT CTGCTCAAAAAAACTTTTTGCATATTTCAAGGGCGCATGATCACGAACCTCGGTGTTATTTTAGCCCAAATGAGGGTTTAAATAGATATTGCATTAGTAAATTATATAACCTGAACAAATTGTCCAGATATGTTGTAGCGAAATCTGAACTTGCTGGGGCTGGGACACCTGATGCTTCCTATTCTTTATCAGGTTTTCATG AAGTTAAACTATCTTCGAAAGTTAGAGGAGTATGCTTTTATGCTGTCACGGCAATTGCAGCTATTTCACTTATTGGGTTTATGATAGTGGCACATCCCTTTGTGCTCTTGTTTGATCGCTACAGAAGAAAAGCTCAGCATTTTGTTGCCAAACTTTGGGCTGCAGCAACTGTTGCTCCGTTCTTTAAAATTGAGTATGAAGGATTGGAGAATTTGCCTTCACATGATGCTCCTGCCGTATATGTTTCCAACCACCAGAGTTTTCTAGATATCTATACACTTCTAACTCTTGGAAGAAGCTTCAAGTTCATCAGCAAGACTGCCATATTTCTTTTTCCCATTATTGGGTGGGCCATGTCTATGATGGGGACTATTCCATTAAAGCGCATGGACAGCAGAAGCCAGTTG GAGTGTCTTAAGAGATGTATGGATCTTATCGGGAATGGTGCCTCTGTTTTTTTCTTTCCAGAAGGCACACGGAGTAAGGATGGGAAGTTAGGTGATTTCAAG AAAGGTGCATTCAGTGTTGCAGCAAAAACTAGGGTGCCTGTCGTTCCTATAACCTTAATTGGCACAGGCGGAATCATGCCTGCAGGAATGGAGGGTGTCGTAAATTCAGGATCTGTGAAAGTTATTATTCATAAACCGATCAAAGAAACTGATCCTGAAATATTACGCCAAATAGCTAGAAACACGATTTTAGATACACTTAAGCTTCGAGGCTGA
- the LOC107958943 gene encoding nucleoid-associated protein At2g24020, chloroplastic, which translates to MASTGAVTAQISNLHGATNWKKAIHSPSLGNFNLNSNLACKQLLSSTFRRKTGHNYKSLRVYGLFGGKKENGDEGDGAPSKAGIFGNMQNLYETVKKAQMVVQVEAVKVQKELAAAEFDGYCEGELIKATLSGNQQPIRIEITEAAMELGAEKLSFLVNEAYKDAHQKSVQAMKERMSDLAQSLGMPQGLGEGLKQQ; encoded by the exons ATGGCTTCAACAGGTGCCGTGACTGCTCAAATATCAAATCTACATGGAGCCACTAATTGGAAGAAGGCCATCCATTCACCCTCCCTTG GTAACTTTAATTTGAATTCAAATCTAGCTTGTAAGCAGCTTTTATCATCGACATTTCGTCGAAAAACTGGGCATAATTATAAGTCTCTCCGTGTGTATGGGCTGTTTGGAGGAAAAAAGGAAAATGGTGACGAGGGTGATGGTGCACCTTCCAAG GCAGGAATTTTCGGAAATATGCAAAATCTCTATGAGACGGTGAAGAAAGCACAAATGGTTGTCCAGGTTGAGGCTGTGAAGGTGCAAAAAGAACTAGCTGC AGCAGAATTTGATGGCTATTGTGAAGGTGAGCTGATAAAG GCAACATTATCTGGAAACCAGCAGCCTATACGCATAGAGATTACTGAGGCAGCAATGGAACTTGGTGCAGAA AAGCTATCATTTTTAGTTAATGAAGCATACAAGGATGCACATCAAAAGAGTGTCCAG GCCATGAAAGAAAGGATGAGCGATCTTGCGCAAAGCTTAGGAATGCCACAAGGTCTTGGTGAGGGATTAAAGCAACAATGA
- the LOC107958944 gene encoding probable cyclic nucleotide-gated ion channel 5 isoform X1, translating to MLDCGYKAQYMSGRREKFVRLDDLDSRLSSSSDTGLKKCGFNIDGLGRSGHANNTTSRSFKRGIRKGSEGLKSIGRSLGFGVSRVVFPEDLKVSEKKISDPQDKFLLLCNKLFFISCILAVSVDPLFFYLPVINDLQKCLTIDRKLAVSATTLRTIIDAFYLICMTLQFRTAYIAPSSRVFGRGELVIDPAQIAKRYLQRYFIIDFLAVAPLPQIVVWRFLQSSNGSDVLATKQALFFVVLLQYIPRFLRVLPLTSEMKRTAGVFAETAWAGAAYYLLLYMLCSHIVGAFWYLVAVERNDTCWQNACKDIGSDCNKDFLYCGNQQMKGYNIWKGMRDSVLNEKCPADENDDNPPFDFGIFTQALSSGIVSSTKFFSKYFYCLWWGLQNLRCVNIFLLTADQEIQNNKKKIAVDSVM from the exons ATGCTTGATTGTGGTTATAAAGCTCAGTATATGAGTGGACGGAGGGAGAAATTTGTCAG GTTGGATGACTTGGACTCTAGATTATCATCATCCTCTGATACAGGATTGAAAAAATGTGGGTTTAACATTGATGGATTAGGTCGCTCTGGCCATGCAAACAATACAACATCAAGATCTTTTAAGAGAGGGATCAGAAAGGGATCTGAAGGACTTAAGTCAATTGGTCGCTCCCTTGGATTTGGGGTTTCACGAGTTGTATTTCCAGAGGATCTTAAAGTTTCAGAGAAGAAGATTTCTGATCCTCAGGATAAATTCCTCTTGCTAtgcaataaattatttttcatatctTGTATTCTGGCAGTATCAGTGGACCCTCTATTTTTTTATCTTCCAGTTATTAACGATTTGCAAAAGTGTCTAACTATTGATAGAAAATTAGCAGTCAGTGCAACGACTCTGCGGACCATTATAGATGCTTTCTATCTTATATGCATGACCCTCCAGTTTCGTACAGCTTACATTGCTCCATCATCTCGGGTCTTTGGACGAGGTGAACTTGTGATAGATCCTGCACAAATAGCCAAGCGGTACTTGCAGCGATATTTCATCATTGATTTTCTTGCGGTGGCTCCATTACCGCAG ATTGTTGTTTGGCGATTTCTTCAAAGTTCCAATGGTTCAGATGTACTAGCAACAAAACAGGCCTTGTTTTTTGTTGTCTTGCTTCAGTACATCCCTAGGTTTCTTAGAGTTCTACCCTTGACATCAGAAATGAAAAGAACAGCAGGTGTCTTTGCTGAAACTGCATGGGCTGGAGCTGCATATTATTTGCTATTATATATGCTTTGCAGTCAT ATAGTAGGGGCATTCTGGTACTTGGTAGCTGTAGAGCGAAATGATACATGCTGGCAGAATGCATGCAAGGATATTGGTAGTGACTGCAATAAAGATTTCTTGTATTGTGGGAATCAGCAAATGAAAGGTTACAACATATGGAAGGGCATGCGAGATTCTGTTCTTAATGAAAAGTGCCCAgctgatgaaaatgatgataatccTCCATTTGATTTTGGAATCTTCACCCAGGCTTTATCATCTGGCATTGTTTCATCAACGAAATTCTTTTCCAAATACTTTTACTGTTTGTGGTGGGGTCTACAGAATTTGAGGTGTGTAAACATATTCCTCCTAACTGCTGATCAAGagatacaaaataataaaaagaaaatagcagTGGATTCTGTTATGTGA
- the LOC107958945 gene encoding 1-acyl-sn-glycerol-3-phosphate acyltransferase BAT2, chloroplastic isoform X3, whose product MFPIYVFVLFFVCINFFFIFQVTQSPVVLLPCLSCRYVVAKSELAGAGTPDASYSLSGFHEVKLSSKVRGVCFYAVTAIAAISLIGFMIVAHPFVLLFDRYRRKAQHFVAKLWAAATVAPFFKIEYEGLENLPSHDAPAVYVSNHQSFLDIYTLLTLGRSFKFISKTAIFLFPIIGWAMSMMGTIPLKRMDSRSQLECLKRCMDLIGNGASVFFFPEGTRSKDGKLGDFKKGAFSVAAKTRVPVVPITLIGTGGIMPAGMEGVVNSGSVKVIIHKPIKETDPEILRQIARNTILDTLKLRG is encoded by the exons ATGTTTCCCATTTACGTATTTGTATTATTCTTtgtatgtattaatttttttttcattttccaggTTACCCAAAGCCCAGTAGTTCTTCTACCTTGTCTTTCTTGCcg ATATGTTGTAGCGAAATCTGAACTTGCTGGGGCTGGGACACCTGATGCTTCCTATTCTTTATCAGGTTTTCATG AAGTTAAACTATCTTCGAAAGTTAGAGGAGTATGCTTTTATGCTGTCACGGCAATTGCAGCTATTTCACTTATTGGGTTTATGATAGTGGCACATCCCTTTGTGCTCTTGTTTGATCGCTACAGAAGAAAAGCTCAGCATTTTGTTGCCAAACTTTGGGCTGCAGCAACTGTTGCTCCGTTCTTTAAAATTGAGTATGAAGGATTGGAGAATTTGCCTTCACATGATGCTCCTGCCGTATATGTTTCCAACCACCAGAGTTTTCTAGATATCTATACACTTCTAACTCTTGGAAGAAGCTTCAAGTTCATCAGCAAGACTGCCATATTTCTTTTTCCCATTATTGGGTGGGCCATGTCTATGATGGGGACTATTCCATTAAAGCGCATGGACAGCAGAAGCCAGTTG GAGTGTCTTAAGAGATGTATGGATCTTATCGGGAATGGTGCCTCTGTTTTTTTCTTTCCAGAAGGCACACGGAGTAAGGATGGGAAGTTAGGTGATTTCAAG AAAGGTGCATTCAGTGTTGCAGCAAAAACTAGGGTGCCTGTCGTTCCTATAACCTTAATTGGCACAGGCGGAATCATGCCTGCAGGAATGGAGGGTGTCGTAAATTCAGGATCTGTGAAAGTTATTATTCATAAACCGATCAAAGAAACTGATCCTGAAATATTACGCCAAATAGCTAGAAACACGATTTTAGATACACTTAAGCTTCGAGGCTGA
- the LOC107958946 gene encoding auxin-responsive protein IAA29 isoform X1, protein MELQLGLALPTPNMLKGFDLNNHGLDQLKEMGGLEAWNKAAGCFADKDCVKSKRSFEQAFGNFTEECRTKPLLLWSGQPNEEEDHKDQKKATFSTTDENDAEEDDQVVGWPPIKTWRKKIFQQQQQPRVGRAENNRVAENENGRSIYVKVKMEGVAITRKIDIKVYHSYQSLTNSLITMFTKDKKCNEDDYILTYQDKEGDWLIAGDIPWQNFVRSVQRMEIVKNWG, encoded by the exons ATGGAGCTTCAACTTGGTCTTGCTCTCCCAACTCCAAACATGCTAAAGGGGTTCGACTTGAACAACCACGGACTTGATCAGCTCAAAGAAATGGGGGGTTTGGAAGCTTGGAACAAGGCTGCTGGTTGTTTCGCTGACAAAGATTGTGTTAAAAGTAAACGCAGTTTCGAGCAGGCTTTTGGAAACTTTACAGAAGAGTGTAGAACAAAGCCTTTGCTTCTTTGGAGTGGTCAGCCAAACGAAGAAGAAGATCACAAGGATCAAAAGAAAGCAACTTTTTCAACCACGGATGA GAACGACGCAGAGGAAGATGATCAAGTTGTGGGGTGGCCACCCATTAAAACATGGAGGAAGAAAATATtccagcagcagcagcagcccCGAGTTGGAAGGGCTGAGAACAACAGGGTTGCAGAGAATGAAAATGGTAGATCCATTTATGTAAAGGTGAAGATGGAAGGAGTAGCAATAACAAGAAAGATTGATATAAAGGTTTATCACTCTTATCAATCACTTACCAACTCCTTGATCACCATGTTTACCAAAG ACAAAAAATGTAATGAAGATGATTATATTCTCACCTACCAGGACAAAGAAGGAGATTGGCTGATTGCAGGCGATATTCCATGGCA AAATTTTGTTAGGAGTGTGCAGCGAATGGAGATAGTGAAAAACTGGGGTTGA
- the LOC107958946 gene encoding auxin-responsive protein IAA29 isoform X2, with protein sequence MELQLGLALPTPNMLKGFDLNNHGLDQLKEMGGLEAWNKAAGCFADKDCVKSKRSFEQAFGNFTEECRTKPLLLWSGQPNEEEDHKDQKKATFSTTDENDAEEDDQVVGWPPIKTWRKKIFQQQQQPRVGRAENNRVAENENGRSIYVKVKMEGVAITRKIDIKVYHSYQSLTNSLITMFTKGQRRRLADCRRYSMAKFC encoded by the exons ATGGAGCTTCAACTTGGTCTTGCTCTCCCAACTCCAAACATGCTAAAGGGGTTCGACTTGAACAACCACGGACTTGATCAGCTCAAAGAAATGGGGGGTTTGGAAGCTTGGAACAAGGCTGCTGGTTGTTTCGCTGACAAAGATTGTGTTAAAAGTAAACGCAGTTTCGAGCAGGCTTTTGGAAACTTTACAGAAGAGTGTAGAACAAAGCCTTTGCTTCTTTGGAGTGGTCAGCCAAACGAAGAAGAAGATCACAAGGATCAAAAGAAAGCAACTTTTTCAACCACGGATGA GAACGACGCAGAGGAAGATGATCAAGTTGTGGGGTGGCCACCCATTAAAACATGGAGGAAGAAAATATtccagcagcagcagcagcccCGAGTTGGAAGGGCTGAGAACAACAGGGTTGCAGAGAATGAAAATGGTAGATCCATTTATGTAAAGGTGAAGATGGAAGGAGTAGCAATAACAAGAAAGATTGATATAAAGGTTTATCACTCTTATCAATCACTTACCAACTCCTTGATCACCATGTTTACCAAAG GACAAAGAAGGAGATTGGCTGATTGCAGGCGATATTCCATGGCA AAATTTTGTTAG
- the LOC107958944 gene encoding probable cyclic nucleotide-gated ion channel 5 isoform X2, with product MLDCGYKAQYMSGRREKFVRLDDLDSRLSSSSDTGLKKCGFNIDGLGRSGHANNTTSRSFKRGIRKGSEGLKSIGRSLGFGVSRVVFPEDLKVSEKKISDPQDKFLLLCNKLFFISCILAVSVDPLFFYLPVINDLQKCLTIDRKLAVSATTLRTIIDAFYLICMTLQFRTAYIAPSSRVFGRGELVIDPAQIAKRYLQRYFIIDFLAVAPLPQIVGAFWYLVAVERNDTCWQNACKDIGSDCNKDFLYCGNQQMKGYNIWKGMRDSVLNEKCPADENDDNPPFDFGIFTQALSSGIVSSTKFFSKYFYCLWWGLQNLRCVNIFLLTADQEIQNNKKKIAVDSVM from the exons ATGCTTGATTGTGGTTATAAAGCTCAGTATATGAGTGGACGGAGGGAGAAATTTGTCAG GTTGGATGACTTGGACTCTAGATTATCATCATCCTCTGATACAGGATTGAAAAAATGTGGGTTTAACATTGATGGATTAGGTCGCTCTGGCCATGCAAACAATACAACATCAAGATCTTTTAAGAGAGGGATCAGAAAGGGATCTGAAGGACTTAAGTCAATTGGTCGCTCCCTTGGATTTGGGGTTTCACGAGTTGTATTTCCAGAGGATCTTAAAGTTTCAGAGAAGAAGATTTCTGATCCTCAGGATAAATTCCTCTTGCTAtgcaataaattatttttcatatctTGTATTCTGGCAGTATCAGTGGACCCTCTATTTTTTTATCTTCCAGTTATTAACGATTTGCAAAAGTGTCTAACTATTGATAGAAAATTAGCAGTCAGTGCAACGACTCTGCGGACCATTATAGATGCTTTCTATCTTATATGCATGACCCTCCAGTTTCGTACAGCTTACATTGCTCCATCATCTCGGGTCTTTGGACGAGGTGAACTTGTGATAGATCCTGCACAAATAGCCAAGCGGTACTTGCAGCGATATTTCATCATTGATTTTCTTGCGGTGGCTCCATTACCGCAG ATAGTAGGGGCATTCTGGTACTTGGTAGCTGTAGAGCGAAATGATACATGCTGGCAGAATGCATGCAAGGATATTGGTAGTGACTGCAATAAAGATTTCTTGTATTGTGGGAATCAGCAAATGAAAGGTTACAACATATGGAAGGGCATGCGAGATTCTGTTCTTAATGAAAAGTGCCCAgctgatgaaaatgatgataatccTCCATTTGATTTTGGAATCTTCACCCAGGCTTTATCATCTGGCATTGTTTCATCAACGAAATTCTTTTCCAAATACTTTTACTGTTTGTGGTGGGGTCTACAGAATTTGAGGTGTGTAAACATATTCCTCCTAACTGCTGATCAAGagatacaaaataataaaaagaaaatagcagTGGATTCTGTTATGTGA
- the LOC107958945 gene encoding 1-acyl-sn-glycerol-3-phosphate acyltransferase BAT2, chloroplastic isoform X4: MFPIYVFVLFFVCINFFFIFQVTQSPVVLLPCLSCRYVVAKSELAGAGTPDASYSLSEVKLSSKVRGVCFYAVTAIAAISLIGFMIVAHPFVLLFDRYRRKAQHFVAKLWAAATVAPFFKIEYEGLENLPSHDAPAVYVSNHQSFLDIYTLLTLGRSFKFISKTAIFLFPIIGWAMSMMGTIPLKRMDSRSQLECLKRCMDLIGNGASVFFFPEGTRSKDGKLGDFKKGAFSVAAKTRVPVVPITLIGTGGIMPAGMEGVVNSGSVKVIIHKPIKETDPEILRQIARNTILDTLKLRG; encoded by the exons ATGTTTCCCATTTACGTATTTGTATTATTCTTtgtatgtattaatttttttttcattttccaggTTACCCAAAGCCCAGTAGTTCTTCTACCTTGTCTTTCTTGCcg ATATGTTGTAGCGAAATCTGAACTTGCTGGGGCTGGGACACCTGATGCTTCCTATTCTTTATCAG AAGTTAAACTATCTTCGAAAGTTAGAGGAGTATGCTTTTATGCTGTCACGGCAATTGCAGCTATTTCACTTATTGGGTTTATGATAGTGGCACATCCCTTTGTGCTCTTGTTTGATCGCTACAGAAGAAAAGCTCAGCATTTTGTTGCCAAACTTTGGGCTGCAGCAACTGTTGCTCCGTTCTTTAAAATTGAGTATGAAGGATTGGAGAATTTGCCTTCACATGATGCTCCTGCCGTATATGTTTCCAACCACCAGAGTTTTCTAGATATCTATACACTTCTAACTCTTGGAAGAAGCTTCAAGTTCATCAGCAAGACTGCCATATTTCTTTTTCCCATTATTGGGTGGGCCATGTCTATGATGGGGACTATTCCATTAAAGCGCATGGACAGCAGAAGCCAGTTG GAGTGTCTTAAGAGATGTATGGATCTTATCGGGAATGGTGCCTCTGTTTTTTTCTTTCCAGAAGGCACACGGAGTAAGGATGGGAAGTTAGGTGATTTCAAG AAAGGTGCATTCAGTGTTGCAGCAAAAACTAGGGTGCCTGTCGTTCCTATAACCTTAATTGGCACAGGCGGAATCATGCCTGCAGGAATGGAGGGTGTCGTAAATTCAGGATCTGTGAAAGTTATTATTCATAAACCGATCAAAGAAACTGATCCTGAAATATTACGCCAAATAGCTAGAAACACGATTTTAGATACACTTAAGCTTCGAGGCTGA
- the LOC107958945 gene encoding 1-acyl-sn-glycerol-3-phosphate acyltransferase BAT2, chloroplastic isoform X2 codes for MELSSLHSLSPLPLCYPKPSSSSTLSFLPFSDRTRAYFGSSVRKRATLRNSCNSAQKNFLHISRAHDHEPRCYFSPNEGLNRYCISKLYNLNKLSRYVVAKSELAGAGTPDASYSLSEVKLSSKVRGVCFYAVTAIAAISLIGFMIVAHPFVLLFDRYRRKAQHFVAKLWAAATVAPFFKIEYEGLENLPSHDAPAVYVSNHQSFLDIYTLLTLGRSFKFISKTAIFLFPIIGWAMSMMGTIPLKRMDSRSQLECLKRCMDLIGNGASVFFFPEGTRSKDGKLGDFKKGAFSVAAKTRVPVVPITLIGTGGIMPAGMEGVVNSGSVKVIIHKPIKETDPEILRQIARNTILDTLKLRG; via the exons ATGGAGCTCTCTTCCCTCCATTCCCTTTCACCGCTTCCTCTCT gTTACCCAAAGCCCAGTAGTTCTTCTACCTTGTCTTTCTTGCcg TTTTCTGATCGGACAAGAGCTTATTTTGGCTCCTCTGTGCGTAAACGGGCAACTTTGAGAAATTCATGTAACT CTGCTCAAAAAAACTTTTTGCATATTTCAAGGGCGCATGATCACGAACCTCGGTGTTATTTTAGCCCAAATGAGGGTTTAAATAGATATTGCATTAGTAAATTATATAACCTGAACAAATTGTCCAGATATGTTGTAGCGAAATCTGAACTTGCTGGGGCTGGGACACCTGATGCTTCCTATTCTTTATCAG AAGTTAAACTATCTTCGAAAGTTAGAGGAGTATGCTTTTATGCTGTCACGGCAATTGCAGCTATTTCACTTATTGGGTTTATGATAGTGGCACATCCCTTTGTGCTCTTGTTTGATCGCTACAGAAGAAAAGCTCAGCATTTTGTTGCCAAACTTTGGGCTGCAGCAACTGTTGCTCCGTTCTTTAAAATTGAGTATGAAGGATTGGAGAATTTGCCTTCACATGATGCTCCTGCCGTATATGTTTCCAACCACCAGAGTTTTCTAGATATCTATACACTTCTAACTCTTGGAAGAAGCTTCAAGTTCATCAGCAAGACTGCCATATTTCTTTTTCCCATTATTGGGTGGGCCATGTCTATGATGGGGACTATTCCATTAAAGCGCATGGACAGCAGAAGCCAGTTG GAGTGTCTTAAGAGATGTATGGATCTTATCGGGAATGGTGCCTCTGTTTTTTTCTTTCCAGAAGGCACACGGAGTAAGGATGGGAAGTTAGGTGATTTCAAG AAAGGTGCATTCAGTGTTGCAGCAAAAACTAGGGTGCCTGTCGTTCCTATAACCTTAATTGGCACAGGCGGAATCATGCCTGCAGGAATGGAGGGTGTCGTAAATTCAGGATCTGTGAAAGTTATTATTCATAAACCGATCAAAGAAACTGATCCTGAAATATTACGCCAAATAGCTAGAAACACGATTTTAGATACACTTAAGCTTCGAGGCTGA
- the LOC107960822 gene encoding early nodulin-like protein 1, whose translation MAFLRTLVWFSALAFVLFRVGEGKDILVGGSEDAWKIPKNASDSLDQWARKHRFKVGDFLNFKYNGKADSVLQVTEKNYESCNTSKPIKEYKNGNNTTVKLNKSGPFYFISGADGHCQKGQKLEVTVISEKHRHHDNPPAFSPKPAIAPAPEPAKTSPNKALAYKDGTFLALTSLLGLAFAFTSV comes from the exons ATGGCGTTTTTGAGAACTTTGGTTTGGTTTTCAGCGTTGGCTTTTGTGTTGTTTAGGGTAGGTGAAGGCAAGGATATTCTAGTTGGAGGCAGTGAAGATGCATGGAAAATCCCAAAGAACGCCTCGGATTCTTTGGATCAGTGGGCTAGGAAACACCGCTTCAAAGTTGGCGATTTCCTCA ATTTCAAGTACAATGGCAAGGCCGATTCAGTGCTTCAAGTGACAGAGAAGAACTACGAAAGCTGCAACACATCAAAACCAATCAAGGAATACAAAAACGGTAACAACACTACGGTGAAACTGAATAAATCGGGTCCATTTTACTTCATCAGTGGAGCTGATGGCCATTGTCAGAAGGGACAGAAGCTTGAAGTTACTGTCATATCTGAAAAACATCGGCATCATGATAATCCCCCTGCTTTCTCTCCAAAACCAGCAATTGCTCCGGCGCCTGAACCAGCCAAAACTAGCCCCAACAAGGCACTTGCATACAAGGATGGCACCTTCTTGGCTCTAACGTCTTTGCTAGGGTTAGCTTTTGCTTTTACTTCCGTTTGA
- the LOC107958942 gene encoding uncharacterized protein isoform X2 → MICMMTKELRSGIQFIWKILRTCTSCFMFLQETEFMRKKLQMMKEQRLTLLAEVKFLKRRHKFLMQNQSKPPAERHFLQPQDMVIRSKSNMKAKKSTGKGTSSNRAMAFHLNQKGKTNGVKGTCFTHPALMLDVNRKQKKISRGKVEVTLRSSVSVLDLNQRDRLYGGKEATAQSIKPIFDLNQISREEEELEALTNSVRIEEFKRSSTRIGSDEQHHDAKISACRNTGNGPNRTGKRKISWQDQVALRA, encoded by the exons atgatatgtatgatgaCCAAAGAGCTACGTTCAGGTATCCAATTCATATGGAAGATATTGAGGACTTGCACAAG TTGCTTTATGTTCCTTCAGGAAACAGAGTTCATGAGGAAGAAATTGCAGATGATGAAAGAACAAAGATTGACCCTGTTGGCAGAAGTCAA GTTTTTGAAAAGGAGGCACAAGTTCCTGATGCAAAACCAATCAAAACCCCCAGCAGAACGACATTTTTTGCAACCACAGGATATGGTGATTAGAAGCAAATCAAATATGAAAGCAAAGAAATCCACTGGAAAGGGTACTTCGTCGAACCGAGCTATGGCTTTTCATCTGAACCAAAAGGGAAAGACAAATGGTGTAAAGGGAACCTGTTTCACTCATCCTGCCCTTATGTTGGACGTAAACCGGAAGCAGAAGAAAATTTCCAGGGGAAAGGTGGAAGTTACTTTGCGAAGTTCTGTTTCGGTTCTCGACTTGAACCAGAGGGATAGGCTTTATGGTGGAAAAGAGGCCACTGCTCAAAGCATAAAACCGATTTTTGACCTAAACCAGATTTCG agagaggaagaagaactAGAAGCTCTAACTAATTCAGTGAGAATTGAGGAATTTAAAAGAAGTTCAACCAGAATCGGAAGTGATGAGCAGCACCATGATGCTAAAATATCAGCCTGCAGGAACACTGGAAATGGGCCAAACAGAACAGGAAAAAGAAAGATCTCATGGCAAGATCAGGTGGCATTGAGGGCTTAA
- the LOC107958942 gene encoding uncharacterized protein isoform X1 — translation MKKIKGVAAAAAVMAYSPYDMYDDQRATFRYPIHMEDIEDLHKETEFMRKKLQMMKEQRLTLLAEVKFLKRRHKFLMQNQSKPPAERHFLQPQDMVIRSKSNMKAKKSTGKGTSSNRAMAFHLNQKGKTNGVKGTCFTHPALMLDVNRKQKKISRGKVEVTLRSSVSVLDLNQRDRLYGGKEATAQSIKPIFDLNQISREEEELEALTNSVRIEEFKRSSTRIGSDEQHHDAKISACRNTGNGPNRTGKRKISWQDQVALRA, via the exons ATGAAGAAGATTAAAGGGGTTGCTGCTGCTGCAGCCGTCATGGCTTATTCTCcatatgatatgtatgatgaCCAAAGAGCTACGTTCAGGTATCCAATTCATATGGAAGATATTGAGGACTTGCACAAG GAAACAGAGTTCATGAGGAAGAAATTGCAGATGATGAAAGAACAAAGATTGACCCTGTTGGCAGAAGTCAA GTTTTTGAAAAGGAGGCACAAGTTCCTGATGCAAAACCAATCAAAACCCCCAGCAGAACGACATTTTTTGCAACCACAGGATATGGTGATTAGAAGCAAATCAAATATGAAAGCAAAGAAATCCACTGGAAAGGGTACTTCGTCGAACCGAGCTATGGCTTTTCATCTGAACCAAAAGGGAAAGACAAATGGTGTAAAGGGAACCTGTTTCACTCATCCTGCCCTTATGTTGGACGTAAACCGGAAGCAGAAGAAAATTTCCAGGGGAAAGGTGGAAGTTACTTTGCGAAGTTCTGTTTCGGTTCTCGACTTGAACCAGAGGGATAGGCTTTATGGTGGAAAAGAGGCCACTGCTCAAAGCATAAAACCGATTTTTGACCTAAACCAGATTTCG agagaggaagaagaactAGAAGCTCTAACTAATTCAGTGAGAATTGAGGAATTTAAAAGAAGTTCAACCAGAATCGGAAGTGATGAGCAGCACCATGATGCTAAAATATCAGCCTGCAGGAACACTGGAAATGGGCCAAACAGAACAGGAAAAAGAAAGATCTCATGGCAAGATCAGGTGGCATTGAGGGCTTAA